A single region of the Triticum dicoccoides isolate Atlit2015 ecotype Zavitan chromosome 2B, WEW_v2.0, whole genome shotgun sequence genome encodes:
- the LOC119368818 gene encoding uncharacterized protein LOC119368818 isoform X1, with translation MKKDQRKKTYERKNNDKKSGDSHARARPIPSPPPDAASPVLLPGSRRRPPPISSCDPGVAPPHLLPHFRRYLSIPSTTQSGRPLVRSRSRIRQRRSGQTRPSWITRIRMMGAWRWPWICYGDDGAGSAPATSGWRPATNPSLAVSIGIQPLLSVLGQGVWGCLLRRWTSTRRHLQHLPPVGLQDLYAQGLLLRA, from the exons ATGAAAAAAGACCAGCGAAAAAAGACCTACGAAAGAAAAAACAACGACAAAAAATCAGGCGACTCGCACGCACGAGCGAGGCCTATCCCGTCGCCACCGCCCGACGCCGCCAGCCCCGTCCTCCTCCCTGGCTCCCGGCGCCGCCCGCCCCCCATCTCCTCCTGCGATCCTGGCGTCGCCCCGCCCCACCTTCTCCCTCACTTCCGGCGCTACCTATCGATCCCCTCGACGACACAGAGCGGCCGTCCTCTCGTGCGATCTCGCAGCCGCATCCGCCAACGCCGATCCGGGCAGACGCGGCCGTCGTGGATCACGAGGATCCGGATGATGGGGGCGTGGAGATGGCCATGGATCTGTTACGGCGACGACGGCGCCGGATCCGCACCCGCAACATCCGGATGGAGGCCGGCGACGAACCCTAGCCTAGCCGTCAGCATCGGGATCCAACCCCTTCTCTCGGTGTTGGGGCAAGGCGTATGGGGGTGCTTGTTGCGGCGGTGGACCTCGACCCGGCGACATCTGCAGCATCTCCCTCCCGTCGGGCTGCAGGACCTGTACGCCCAAG GTCTGCTACTGCGTGCATGA
- the LOC119368818 gene encoding uncharacterized protein LOC119368818 isoform X2: MKKDQRKKTYERKNNDKKSGDSHARARPIPSPPPDAASPVLLPGSRRRPPPISSCDPGVAPPHLLPHFRRYLSIPSTTQSGRPLVRSRSRIRQRRSGQTRPSWITRIRMMGAWRWPWICYGDDGAGSAPATSGWRPATNPSLAVSIGIQPLLSVLGQGVWGCLLRRWTSTRRHLQHLPPVGLQDLYAQEM, translated from the exons ATGAAAAAAGACCAGCGAAAAAAGACCTACGAAAGAAAAAACAACGACAAAAAATCAGGCGACTCGCACGCACGAGCGAGGCCTATCCCGTCGCCACCGCCCGACGCCGCCAGCCCCGTCCTCCTCCCTGGCTCCCGGCGCCGCCCGCCCCCCATCTCCTCCTGCGATCCTGGCGTCGCCCCGCCCCACCTTCTCCCTCACTTCCGGCGCTACCTATCGATCCCCTCGACGACACAGAGCGGCCGTCCTCTCGTGCGATCTCGCAGCCGCATCCGCCAACGCCGATCCGGGCAGACGCGGCCGTCGTGGATCACGAGGATCCGGATGATGGGGGCGTGGAGATGGCCATGGATCTGTTACGGCGACGACGGCGCCGGATCCGCACCCGCAACATCCGGATGGAGGCCGGCGACGAACCCTAGCCTAGCCGTCAGCATCGGGATCCAACCCCTTCTCTCGGTGTTGGGGCAAGGCGTATGGGGGTGCTTGTTGCGGCGGTGGACCTCGACCCGGCGACATCTGCAGCATCTCCCTCCCGTCGGGCTGCAGGACCTGTACGCCCAAG AGATGTGA